A window of the Aerosakkonema funiforme FACHB-1375 genome harbors these coding sequences:
- a CDS encoding pentapeptide repeat-containing protein — MANQRGDNPSKSIFNSGFSFSPSLSDKDRNWQAFTGANLATPTLKGTDLRGAYLKGAYLRKADLRQVDMSEICLSYADLIECDLTEACLSRANLTEACLNLASLRKSNLRGANLSKSNLVGAEMIETDLRGANLSKANLVGANLENANLAGANLSGADLTGADLKGSTLRNAVYSPATKFSEGIDASKAGAYLIAPKASLPDINLSSVDLNGADLRGIDLRRANLRKTNLSGANLNGANLSGANLSGADLNGADLRDVLLKRAVYCQDTRFSQGFEPDKAGAVLIAPDASLAQVNLSGIDLNGADLSGANLRRSNLSGSDMRQIDLTGADLRKAQMEGAKLQGADLRGANLTQASLNQANLSEADLRKVDLTRADLSGANLSRTDLRGADLTGACLNQADLREADLRGVDLTRADLRGACLSGAQIAEADWTRTTLDGTNRFDVNLGEVNLSQVTR, encoded by the coding sequence GTGGCTAATCAACGAGGCGACAATCCATCTAAATCAATATTCAATAGTGGGTTTTCGTTCTCGCCATCCTTGAGTGACAAAGACCGAAATTGGCAGGCATTTACAGGTGCGAATTTGGCAACGCCGACTTTGAAAGGAACAGACCTAAGAGGTGCTTACTTAAAGGGTGCTTATTTGAGAAAAGCTGACCTGAGACAGGTAGATATGAGTGAAATCTGTCTGAGTTATGCTGACTTAATTGAGTGTGACTTAACGGAAGCTTGTCTGAGTAGAGCCAACCTCACTGAAGCGTGTTTGAATTTGGCAAGTCTTAGAAAATCAAATCTAAGGGGAGCCAATCTCAGCAAGTCCAACTTAGTTGGCGCAGAAATGATTGAAACCGATTTAAGGGGAGCTAACTTAAGCAAGGCTAACCTGGTCGGGGCTAACTTGGAAAATGCCAACCTCGCGGGAGCTAACTTGAGTGGGGCAGATCTGACAGGGGCAGACTTGAAAGGATCGACTCTGAGAAATGCAGTCTACAGTCCCGCGACTAAGTTTAGCGAAGGTATTGACGCCAGTAAAGCAGGGGCTTACTTGATTGCCCCTAAAGCATCTCTTCCGGATATCAACCTCAGCAGTGTGGATCTAAATGGGGCAGACTTACGGGGGATAGACTTGCGGAGGGCGAACCTGAGAAAAACCAACTTGAGCGGGGCAAACCTGAACGGGGCCAATCTGAGTGGAGCTAACTTAAGTGGGGCTGACTTGAATGGAGCAGATCTGAGGGATGTACTACTTAAAAGAGCTGTTTACTGTCAGGACACGCGCTTCTCTCAAGGTTTTGAGCCAGATAAGGCGGGAGCTGTTTTAATTGCTCCAGATGCGTCGCTCGCGCAGGTGAACTTGAGCGGGATAGACTTGAACGGTGCGGATTTGAGCGGTGCAAATCTGCGTCGATCGAATCTATCCGGGTCAGACATGAGGCAAATAGACCTGACTGGAGCAGACTTGAGAAAGGCACAGATGGAAGGAGCAAAGCTGCAAGGAGCGGACTTGCGAGGTGCAAACTTGACTCAAGCTTCTTTGAATCAGGCAAATTTGAGCGAAGCCGATTTAAGAAAGGTAGATCTGACCAGAGCAGATTTGAGTGGGGCAAATCTCAGCAGGACAGATTTGCGAGGCGCAGACTTGACGGGAGCTTGTTTAAATCAGGCCGATCTAAGGGAAGCTGACTTGAGAGGGGTAGATCTGACGAGAGCGGACTTGAGAGGGGCGTGCCTGAGTGGGGCACAAATCGCAGAGGCAGATTGGACTCGCACAACTTTGGATGGTACGAATCGGTTTGACGTTAATCTGGGTGAGGTAAATTTGAGTCAAGTGACGAGATAG
- a CDS encoding mucoidy inhibitor MuiA family protein: MTDSQTPNQTTSKTIDTRISKVTVYTDRARVTRRGGVALTGAERQLTIAPLPINVLSESIRATGSGTVPVRLIQVRTEAILSPEPISERVAHLNQQIEQLEEEKRRIRDELKSLELQRNFVQNLGEKSVEKFSRGLAQQQVCLNETRDLLSFLGQQNSELSNAIAQLEKQNQQLEKETLALGRQLWEIEKFRSLESFSIIVAIEPSGAGNFELEVSYIVTGASWTPLYDLRVNTTANTLNLSYLAEVQQKTGEDWLGVSLTLSTAKPGLGTLPPKLDPWYIDVQNPSYNAPQFLKKGARGRGKGKVANQLSADEINTFGDDDYDLALLNENQTRAEESESAPSVQAETVTAVASTSGGVVTFEIGGNSDILSDGTPHKITIFNDNYPCRKEYIAIPRLVSFAYLQTNVTNPPNGATLLPGKANIFRDETFVGTSQIENVSPGEEFKINLGIDEGLKIDRDLVERKVDKKIIFDRRRTTYAYRLNIANLQERETTLKLTEQLPVSRNEQVKVHLTQSNPKIQPGEMGLLQWSLTLPPQSKQEIYYQFTVEHPPSLSISGLDIWASLSLINSNYQSSYNQTRSRDEIK; the protein is encoded by the coding sequence GTGACCGACTCACAAACACCAAACCAAACAACGAGTAAGACAATAGATACTCGCATTTCTAAAGTAACGGTTTACACAGATAGGGCGAGGGTGACGCGGCGCGGTGGTGTGGCGCTAACTGGGGCAGAACGACAATTAACGATCGCCCCTCTACCGATAAATGTACTGTCAGAATCTATACGCGCAACAGGTTCTGGTACAGTACCGGTGCGATTGATCCAAGTACGGACAGAAGCCATTCTCTCCCCCGAACCAATTTCAGAGCGGGTAGCCCACCTAAACCAGCAAATCGAACAATTGGAAGAAGAAAAACGCCGCATTCGAGATGAATTGAAGTCGCTTGAATTGCAACGTAATTTTGTGCAAAATTTGGGCGAAAAATCGGTAGAAAAATTTTCTAGAGGACTCGCTCAGCAACAAGTTTGTCTGAATGAAACGAGAGATTTACTGAGCTTTTTAGGTCAGCAAAATAGCGAATTGTCGAATGCGATCGCGCAGCTAGAGAAGCAAAATCAACAATTAGAAAAAGAAACACTAGCGCTGGGCAGGCAGTTGTGGGAAATAGAAAAATTTCGTAGCCTAGAAAGTTTTAGTATTATCGTTGCGATCGAGCCATCTGGCGCTGGTAATTTCGAGTTAGAAGTTTCCTACATCGTTACTGGTGCCAGTTGGACTCCTCTGTACGATTTGCGCGTCAATACAACAGCAAATACTTTGAATCTCAGCTATTTAGCTGAAGTTCAACAAAAGACTGGCGAAGATTGGTTGGGTGTTTCCCTCACTCTTTCTACTGCTAAACCTGGTTTGGGAACACTCCCGCCAAAGCTCGATCCTTGGTATATTGATGTGCAAAATCCATCTTATAACGCGCCTCAGTTTCTAAAAAAAGGAGCGCGGGGACGAGGTAAGGGGAAGGTTGCAAATCAGTTAAGTGCTGATGAAATTAATACTTTTGGGGACGACGACTACGACCTGGCACTTTTAAACGAAAATCAAACACGCGCTGAAGAATCAGAATCGGCACCTTCAGTACAAGCTGAAACTGTTACCGCAGTTGCTTCTACCTCTGGCGGTGTTGTCACATTTGAAATAGGCGGTAACAGCGACATTCTCAGCGATGGAACACCACACAAAATTACTATTTTTAATGATAACTATCCTTGTCGAAAAGAGTACATCGCCATACCTCGATTGGTTAGTTTCGCCTACTTGCAAACAAATGTTACCAATCCGCCAAACGGTGCTACCCTCTTACCCGGAAAAGCGAATATTTTCCGCGATGAAACTTTTGTCGGTACAAGCCAAATAGAAAACGTTTCACCTGGGGAAGAGTTCAAGATAAATTTAGGAATTGACGAAGGATTGAAGATCGATCGCGACTTAGTAGAACGAAAAGTAGATAAAAAGATAATATTCGATCGGCGTCGCACAACTTACGCTTATCGCCTAAACATTGCCAACTTACAAGAGCGAGAAACCACCTTGAAGCTAACAGAGCAATTGCCAGTGAGTCGGAACGAACAAGTAAAAGTACATCTAACTCAAAGTAATCCTAAAATTCAACCAGGTGAGATGGGATTGTTACAATGGTCGCTAACTTTACCCCCACAGTCAAAACAGGAAATATACTATCAATTTACAGTAGAACATCCCCCTTCCTTGAGCATAAGCGGATTGGACATTTGGGCGTCGCTATCTCTAATCAATTCCAATTACCAATCATCGTATAACCAGACCAGAAGTAGGGATGAGATAAAATAA
- a CDS encoding tetratricopeptide repeat-containing S1 family peptidase, producing MKVSFSAFNFPSSLLAGTATITAVLFSQGTVFALTDAQRSQIGAAVYKIANPATVQINYLKGGADPNDSKSPEGLGGSGVIIKREGNTYTVLTCLHVVAYEKSGNQRPRLTVRTFDNLKPGSPVYEVTSVTKLGDVVESDLAIVTFTTGNSEKTYPEVKVAETANQAENNALIFVSGYPAIQGKSGSQRPYRFADGVVTKRLNVGSPPGFEPYTMRYDAQTEVGMSGGAVFDKDGRVIAIHGMSGAIGLADGFSMRSGDRNGAVPINIFWEKKSKYGLGKLDIKRDNAPSTDNPSERLKNPDSGFDWEKKGAVEAAQGNKEEAVKSFNEAIERDPSRANAFLQRGNIRFDQEDWQGAIADYDRAITLNPDYTNAYYNRAAARWNQRDKEGALADFNEYLTRSPNDFEAFFQRGKIRNSLGDTEGMLADFDRVVALVPEEPRAYYNRGVVRRQLQDWPGAIEDLQKAVDLLKQQGMRDEDDRRFYQKAQQLIQSLQPTDGAATPQPPEPVDNSGDVTPDNSGNQQPEPADDSDVRVNPDEPATPQSQPGGDSGW from the coding sequence ATGAAAGTAAGTTTTTCTGCTTTTAATTTTCCTTCTAGCCTCCTAGCTGGGACAGCAACTATAACCGCAGTTTTGTTTTCTCAGGGAACCGTTTTTGCTTTAACCGATGCCCAACGCAGTCAAATCGGTGCAGCAGTTTACAAGATTGCGAATCCAGCGACCGTGCAGATTAATTATCTCAAAGGCGGTGCCGATCCTAACGATAGTAAAAGCCCTGAAGGTCTTGGAGGTTCTGGAGTAATTATCAAACGAGAAGGCAATACTTACACGGTACTGACCTGCCTGCACGTAGTAGCTTACGAAAAATCTGGTAATCAGCGGCCTCGGCTTACTGTTCGTACTTTTGACAATTTGAAACCGGGATCTCCGGTCTATGAGGTAACAAGCGTTACCAAGCTGGGAGATGTGGTGGAGTCTGACTTGGCAATAGTTACATTTACAACTGGAAATAGCGAAAAAACCTATCCAGAAGTAAAGGTAGCCGAGACGGCGAATCAGGCCGAAAATAATGCACTGATTTTTGTATCTGGCTATCCGGCTATACAGGGCAAATCCGGATCGCAAAGGCCATATAGATTTGCAGATGGTGTCGTGACCAAGCGCCTTAATGTCGGTTCTCCTCCAGGATTCGAGCCTTATACGATGCGCTACGACGCTCAGACCGAAGTGGGTATGAGTGGTGGCGCGGTATTTGATAAGGATGGTCGAGTTATCGCCATTCACGGAATGAGTGGTGCGATCGGATTAGCTGACGGCTTTAGTATGAGAAGTGGGGATAGGAATGGCGCAGTTCCGATCAACATTTTTTGGGAAAAGAAATCAAAATACGGGTTGGGTAAACTTGACATCAAAAGGGATAACGCTCCCAGTACTGATAACCCAAGCGAACGTCTCAAAAATCCAGATTCAGGGTTTGATTGGGAAAAGAAGGGGGCGGTGGAAGCAGCGCAAGGCAATAAAGAAGAAGCTGTTAAATCTTTTAACGAAGCGATCGAGCGCGACCCTTCTAGAGCCAATGCTTTCTTGCAAAGGGGAAATATCCGTTTTGACCAAGAGGATTGGCAGGGAGCGATCGCAGATTACGATCGAGCGATAACGCTGAATCCAGATTATACCAATGCCTACTATAACCGTGCTGCTGCCCGCTGGAACCAACGGGATAAGGAAGGGGCGCTGGCAGATTTCAACGAATATCTAACTCGTTCTCCTAACGATTTTGAAGCTTTCTTCCAACGCGGCAAAATTCGCAACTCGTTGGGAGATACGGAGGGAATGCTTGCCGATTTCGATCGAGTTGTCGCGCTTGTTCCCGAAGAACCCAGAGCGTATTACAATCGCGGTGTTGTGCGTCGCCAACTGCAAGATTGGCCCGGAGCGATCGAAGATTTGCAAAAAGCTGTTGACCTGCTCAAACAACAAGGTATGCGCGATGAAGACGATCGACGTTTTTATCAAAAAGCGCAGCAATTAATCCAAAGTCTTCAACCTACTGACGGTGCTGCTACTCCTCAACCACCAGAACCTGTAGATAACTCTGGCGATGTTACTCCGGATAATTCCGGAAATCAACAGCCTGAACCTGCGGATGATTCTGATGTTCGAGTTAACCCAGACGAGCCTGCAACTCCACAATCTCAGCCTGGGGGTGACAGTGGTTGGTAA
- a CDS encoding phytanoyl-CoA dioxygenase family protein, with protein sequence MSGEFANYLTTQHISTIVYSKSIQKDGFSILERAIDANQIAAYKSLLQSAIQHSDAKGYGMRRLLEEIPMLRQLCWEVPIRNLVEPILGKNAFPVRGIFFDKNPQANWGVSWHQDMTIAVKQRINICGFWPWSLKDGVHHVQPPIPILERMLTLRIHLDDTLADNAPLQVIPGSHLHGYVKPENIQKLKENAVTCPVYSGGVLVMKPLLIHASQPAKQASHRRVIHIEFAAEELPGSLEWYGS encoded by the coding sequence ATGTCTGGCGAATTTGCGAATTATTTAACTACGCAACATATATCTACGATCGTCTACTCTAAATCTATCCAAAAAGATGGATTTAGCATACTAGAAAGAGCGATCGATGCTAACCAAATCGCTGCTTACAAAAGTTTGTTGCAATCGGCAATTCAGCATAGCGATGCCAAAGGGTATGGGATGCGCCGTCTATTAGAAGAAATTCCAATGCTGCGACAGCTTTGTTGGGAAGTTCCGATTCGCAATTTGGTCGAACCAATACTCGGTAAAAATGCTTTTCCCGTGCGAGGGATATTTTTTGATAAAAATCCTCAAGCTAATTGGGGTGTTTCCTGGCATCAAGATATGACGATCGCCGTCAAGCAACGTATTAATATATGCGGGTTTTGGCCTTGGTCGCTTAAAGATGGCGTTCACCACGTCCAACCTCCCATTCCTATTTTGGAAAGAATGTTAACTTTACGCATTCATCTGGACGATACCTTAGCAGATAACGCACCTCTACAGGTTATTCCCGGTTCTCATCTTCACGGATATGTCAAACCGGAAAATATTCAAAAATTGAAAGAAAATGCTGTTACTTGTCCTGTCTATTCCGGCGGGGTATTGGTGATGAAACCTTTGTTAATTCACGCTTCCCAACCAGCAAAACAAGCAAGTCATCGGCGCGTCATTCATATTGAATTTGCGGCGGAGGAACTACCGGGCAGTTTAGAATGGTATGGTTCCTAA
- a CDS encoding CHAT domain-containing protein — MKLIKYSLYVVLVIGCLFVLAKPGLNQSGTQSDVTVPNPGEINPQPVERGSEPPQNIGGIRVDRSGFDRNLQQADFGRSVQMFEELQAVEFGQYFGTNFFGQTVSPEEISQILCNLAETTGKKAAVLYVISLEKQLELLLVLPNPRRCTEATSKQNDNSTLFVRKIVTAANRKTLQTVAKQFRAEVTNPNLNNDYRTFGQKLYEWIVAPVQPELAANKIDSLIFSMDAGLRSLPIAAFFNGQNFLIEQYNLALIPSFSLTDTRHIPIANSRILAMGISKSTQSQSPLPAVAVEVPTLTNILWQEGQGFLNEESTLEKLESLSRQQRFGIIHIATHAEFQPGKVSESYIQFWNSKLKLDRLKEISRQLEWHKSPKVEMLVLSACRTALGDEQAELGFAGLAVQAGVKTAVGSLWYASDVGSLALMTEFYHKLRTAPIKVEALREAQLGMLKRQVRLQRGELLLSDGRRIPLPPEIASGGETIILSHPYFWSGYTMIGNWN; from the coding sequence ATGAAATTGATTAAATATTCGCTCTATGTTGTGCTGGTTATTGGTTGTCTTTTTGTTTTAGCCAAACCAGGACTTAACCAATCGGGAACGCAGTCGGATGTGACTGTTCCCAACCCAGGAGAAATTAATCCCCAACCTGTTGAAAGAGGTAGCGAACCGCCGCAAAATATAGGCGGAATAAGAGTCGATCGTAGTGGGTTCGATCGAAATTTACAGCAAGCAGATTTCGGTCGGTCAGTGCAGATGTTTGAAGAACTCCAAGCAGTAGAATTTGGCCAATACTTCGGCACTAATTTTTTCGGTCAAACTGTTTCGCCTGAAGAAATATCTCAAATTCTCTGTAACTTGGCTGAAACGACTGGGAAAAAAGCGGCAGTACTTTACGTAATATCTCTAGAAAAACAACTGGAATTATTACTTGTTTTGCCCAATCCCAGACGTTGTACTGAGGCAACATCTAAACAAAATGATAATTCTACTTTATTCGTTCGCAAGATTGTCACTGCCGCCAATCGAAAAACTCTCCAAACAGTTGCCAAACAATTTCGTGCAGAAGTAACCAATCCCAATCTCAACAACGATTACCGAACTTTTGGACAAAAACTATATGAATGGATAGTTGCTCCCGTGCAACCAGAACTTGCAGCTAACAAAATAGACAGCTTAATATTTTCAATGGATGCAGGTTTGCGATCGCTGCCAATAGCCGCTTTTTTCAACGGCCAAAATTTTCTGATCGAGCAATATAATTTGGCTTTAATCCCAAGCTTTAGCCTTACCGATACTCGTCATATTCCCATTGCCAATTCGCGGATCTTGGCAATGGGAATATCTAAAAGTACCCAGTCACAATCTCCTTTACCGGCAGTAGCAGTAGAAGTGCCGACTTTGACTAACATTCTTTGGCAGGAAGGTCAAGGTTTTTTAAACGAAGAATCAACATTGGAAAAATTGGAATCTCTCAGTCGCCAGCAACGTTTTGGGATTATCCACATAGCTACTCATGCCGAATTTCAACCAGGAAAAGTCAGCGAATCTTACATTCAATTTTGGAATTCTAAACTCAAGTTAGATCGACTCAAAGAAATTTCGCGCCAATTGGAGTGGCATAAATCTCCAAAAGTAGAAATGCTGGTTTTAAGTGCTTGTAGAACTGCGCTGGGAGACGAACAAGCAGAATTGGGATTTGCAGGTTTGGCAGTTCAGGCGGGTGTAAAAACTGCTGTTGGCAGTCTCTGGTATGCTAGCGATGTAGGTTCTCTAGCGCTGATGACAGAATTTTATCACAAGTTGCGAACGGCACCAATAAAAGTAGAAGCTTTGAGAGAAGCTCAATTAGGTATGTTGAAAAGACAAGTCCGATTGCAAAGGGGAGAGTTATTATTATCTGATGGTCGTCGCATTCCTCTCCCTCCAGAAATAGCTAGCGGAGGTGAAACAATTATTTTATCTCATCCCTACTTCTGGTCTGGTTATACGATGATTGGTAATTGGAATTGA
- a CDS encoding COP23 domain-containing protein yields the protein MFKKPLSNLIAVTALIFSGSAVFQTQAQAQSSSTTFRCVRSGNAYATVAQRGGKTSAPMIIWERYVSAEFTPQQRCQTVSQRLTNAVAQNGGSLRNLLLTTGKVNGQTVICYVNTRSRCNNSNTLFTLTNPESIRDPGAALSSLLRFGTGANTPSLRETEDDEPTVNMEAAVDEAFAAGGRETVDDENEAGASPNVSPSDEGNSNQNNSNDVPAPETGGSQGGSW from the coding sequence ATGTTTAAAAAGCCACTTAGTAACCTTATTGCGGTCACTGCCCTTATTTTTTCCGGTAGTGCGGTCTTCCAGACTCAAGCCCAAGCCCAAAGTAGTTCCACTACCTTCCGCTGCGTTCGCTCTGGTAATGCCTATGCCACCGTTGCACAAAGAGGAGGCAAAACCTCAGCCCCGATGATTATTTGGGAAAGATACGTTAGCGCTGAGTTTACCCCACAACAGCGCTGCCAAACAGTCTCCCAGCGATTGACAAATGCAGTTGCCCAGAATGGTGGCAGCTTGCGGAATCTGCTGCTGACTACCGGCAAGGTCAACGGTCAAACGGTGATTTGTTACGTCAATACTCGATCGCGCTGTAACAACAGCAATACTCTGTTTACCCTCACCAATCCAGAGAGTATCAGAGACCCTGGCGCAGCCCTATCCAGTTTGTTGCGTTTCGGTACTGGTGCTAACACTCCCAGTCTGCGGGAAACCGAAGATGACGAACCAACTGTAAATATGGAAGCAGCTGTAGATGAAGCTTTCGCCGCAGGTGGTCGCGAAACGGTGGATGATGAGAATGAAGCTGGGGCTTCACCGAACGTCAGCCCATCTGATGAAGGCAACAGCAATCAAAATAACTCTAACGATGTTCCAGCTCCTGAAACGGGAGGCAGTCAGGGTGGTTCGTGGTAG
- a CDS encoding DUF29 domain-containing protein — translation MKAKIEISQKSLYETDYLKWMETTIENLRVGDYSNIDWENLIDEIGDIGRSERKNLKSNLVVVLTHLLKWQYQPEFRSGSWKGSIVEHRRRIREALKDSPSLKPYLEEVFAECYADAVEIASAETGPSVQTFPQLCPYSSSEVLDANFLPESL, via the coding sequence ATGAAAGCAAAAATAGAAATTAGCCAAAAAAGTTTGTACGAAACCGACTACCTGAAATGGATGGAAACCACAATAGAAAATTTGCGAGTTGGCGATTACTCAAACATCGACTGGGAAAACTTGATTGACGAAATAGGAGATATAGGACGGAGTGAGCGTAAAAATTTAAAGAGTAATCTTGTAGTAGTCCTCACTCACTTGCTCAAATGGCAGTATCAACCAGAATTCAGAAGCGGTAGCTGGAAAGGTAGCATTGTCGAACATCGCCGCCGCATTCGGGAAGCACTGAAAGATTCTCCCAGTTTGAAACCTTATCTGGAAGAAGTATTTGCTGAATGTTATGCGGATGCGGTGGAAATTGCGAGTGCGGAAACTGGTCCTTCAGTGCAAACGTTTCCGCAATTATGTCCTTACAGTTCGTCAGAAGTTTTGGATGCTAATTTTCTGCCAGAATCACTTTAA
- the glgP gene encoding alpha-glucan family phosphorylase, with product MQPIRTFNVTPSLPPRLEPLRKLAYNLHWDWNVETKDLFRRLDRDLWESSRHNPVLMLGTISQTRLQELAEDEGFIAQMERAVQQLEDYHHRLTWYHKKRKLGQQVKQMGSMEGDDSSQSKIQNSECYVYFSMEFGLADCVPIYSGGLGVLAGDHLKSASDLGLPLVGVGLLYQEGYFSQFLNADGWQSEHYPINDFYNMPLHLECHPDGTEIRIEVDYPGRKVYARIWRIQVGTVPLYLLDTNIDANASQYDHDITDRLYGGDIDMRIHQEMMLGIGGVRALRALGLKPTAYHMNEGHSAFLSLERIRVLMQEEGLSYAQATAVVKSSSIFTTHTPVPAGIDLFPPDKVMYYLGYYGDGFGLKREEFLALGREETGDLTAPFSMAILAIKMATFVNGVAQLHGVVSRSMFKGLWPDLPLEEVPITAITNGVHARSCVSPVMQGLYDRYLGPRWERAGSTDPLWERVTSIPDEELWRYHERCRAELVVFVRERLAQKLRDRGASPAEIGHAGEVLDPGVLTIGFARRFATYKRATLWMRDRERIKRILQANKKRKVQFIIAGKAHPHDIPGKELIREINHFIREEGMSRSVVFIPDYDLHVGRLMVAGCDVWLNTPRRPREASGTSGMKASMNGLLNLSVLDGWWDEADYVRTGWPIGHGEDYDDLNYQDLVEANSLYELLEQEVVPLFYERDTEDIPRGWVSKMKDAIRLNCPFFNTARMVREYGTRAYFAASDRYFTMTREGYRPARELADWKNKLFDRWYKMKIESIDVSGGSQIQVGQTINVKARIDLADLSADDLQVQLYTGLVNASGDIVNGVPAVMEYQGQDPQSGTSIYTGNITYTYSGLQGMSLRILPKHEYLSSPYDLGLILWAQ from the coding sequence ATGCAGCCGATACGCACATTTAACGTTACACCTTCTCTACCACCGCGACTGGAACCCCTGCGGAAGCTAGCCTACAACCTCCACTGGGATTGGAACGTCGAAACCAAAGACTTATTCCGCCGTCTCGATCGAGACCTGTGGGAATCAAGTCGTCACAATCCAGTATTAATGTTGGGCACCATCTCGCAAACGCGATTGCAAGAACTAGCCGAAGACGAAGGCTTTATCGCCCAGATGGAAAGAGCTGTTCAACAGTTAGAGGACTACCACCATCGATTAACCTGGTATCACAAAAAGCGCAAACTGGGGCAACAGGTAAAGCAGATGGGGAGTATGGAAGGAGATGACTCATCTCAATCCAAAATCCAAAATTCTGAGTGCTACGTCTACTTTTCAATGGAATTTGGCCTTGCAGATTGCGTGCCCATCTACTCCGGCGGTTTGGGCGTCCTCGCTGGGGATCACCTCAAATCTGCCAGCGACTTGGGTCTTCCCTTAGTTGGCGTCGGATTGCTTTACCAAGAAGGTTATTTCAGCCAATTTCTCAACGCGGATGGTTGGCAGAGCGAACACTACCCGATCAACGACTTCTATAATATGCCCCTGCATCTGGAATGCCATCCAGATGGTACAGAAATCAGGATTGAGGTAGATTATCCAGGTCGCAAAGTTTACGCTCGCATTTGGCGTATCCAAGTAGGAACCGTACCGCTATACCTGTTGGATACAAACATTGATGCCAATGCCAGCCAATACGACCACGATATCACCGATCGATTGTACGGCGGCGACATCGATATGCGAATTCACCAAGAGATGATGCTGGGAATTGGCGGCGTGCGGGCGTTAAGGGCGCTGGGGTTGAAACCGACCGCCTACCACATGAACGAGGGACACTCGGCCTTTTTATCCCTGGAACGCATCCGCGTACTGATGCAAGAAGAGGGATTGAGCTACGCACAAGCTACCGCAGTTGTCAAGTCGAGTAGCATTTTTACCACCCACACCCCCGTGCCCGCAGGGATCGACTTGTTCCCGCCAGACAAGGTGATGTATTACCTGGGTTACTACGGCGATGGTTTTGGTCTAAAGCGAGAAGAATTTTTAGCATTAGGACGGGAGGAAACGGGCGACCTGACGGCACCTTTCAGCATGGCAATTCTAGCCATTAAAATGGCGACATTTGTCAACGGGGTTGCCCAACTGCACGGCGTCGTGTCGCGATCGATGTTTAAGGGATTGTGGCCGGATTTACCTTTGGAAGAAGTGCCCATCACAGCCATTACTAACGGCGTCCACGCCCGCAGCTGCGTGTCTCCAGTCATGCAAGGTTTGTACGATCGCTACCTTGGCCCTCGATGGGAACGGGCGGGAAGTACCGACCCCCTGTGGGAACGGGTGACTTCGATTCCCGATGAAGAATTGTGGCGCTATCACGAACGTTGCCGCGCTGAGTTGGTAGTATTTGTGCGGGAGCGATTGGCCCAAAAGCTGCGCGATCGCGGTGCCTCCCCAGCCGAAATCGGCCATGCAGGTGAAGTCCTCGACCCAGGCGTCTTGACAATTGGCTTTGCTCGTCGTTTCGCTACCTATAAGCGGGCTACCCTGTGGATGCGGGATAGGGAAAGGATTAAGCGAATTTTACAGGCCAACAAAAAGCGCAAGGTGCAGTTTATCATCGCCGGTAAAGCCCATCCCCACGATATTCCAGGCAAAGAACTGATCCGCGAAATCAACCACTTTATTCGCGAAGAAGGAATGAGCCGCAGTGTCGTATTTATCCCGGATTATGACTTGCACGTAGGGCGGTTGATGGTGGCAGGTTGCGATGTTTGGCTGAATACACCCAGGCGTCCGCGAGAAGCATCGGGCACCAGCGGTATGAAGGCATCGATGAATGGACTGTTAAATTTGAGCGTTTTGGACGGTTGGTGGGATGAGGCAGATTATGTCCGCACCGGCTGGCCGATCGGTCACGGGGAAGATTACGATGACCTTAACTACCAGGATCTTGTCGAAGCGAACTCCCTATACGAATTGCTGGAACAGGAAGTGGTTCCTTTGTTCTACGAACGGGATACGGAAGATATCCCTCGCGGTTGGGTGAGCAAAATGAAAGATGCGATCCGCTTAAATTGTCCTTTCTTCAATACAGCGCGGATGGTGCGGGAATATGGGACGCGGGCGTATTTTGCGGCGAGCGATCGCTACTTTACAATGACAAGAGAAGGATACAGACCAGCCAGAGAGTTAGCTGATTGGAAAAATAAGCTGTTCGATCGATGGTACAAGATGAAGATCGAAAGCATTGATGTATCTGGGGGAAGCCAAATCCAGGTAGGCCAAACTATTAATGTTAAAGCGCGAATCGATCTGGCGGATTTAAGTGCTGATGACTTGCAAGTACAGCTTTACACCGGTTTGGTGAACGCCAGCGGAGATATTGTCAATGGTGTGCCAGCTGTGATGGAATACCAGGGTCAAGATCCTCAGTCCGGAACAAGCATTTACACAGGTAACATTACCTACACCTATAGCGGTCTACAGGGAATGTCTCTGCGTATTTTGCCGAAACACGAATATCTCAGCAGTCCCTACGATTTGGGATTGATTCTCTGGGCACAATAA